In Dehalococcoidia bacterium, the genomic window TCGTCGGCGGCGACACCGTTGCTTCGCCGATGATAGCGATAACGATTACACTCATCGGCGAAACTAAAAACAAGACTAAGCCACTCAGGCGTTCCGCGGCAAAGCCCGGTGATATGATCGCGGTAACAGGCACCGTGGGCGCCTCCGCGGGCGGTCTGGCGATGATACACAGGGGACTTTCTCTGGACAAGAAGGCCGCCGCGGCCTTGCTAGAGGCGCATATCAGACCCACGCCCCGACCCAGGGAGGGACTGATACTGGCGAAGAACGGCGTCAGGGCCGCGATAGACGTCAGCGACGGTCTGCTGGGCGACCTGGAAAAGCTATGCTTCGCCAGCGGTGTCGGCGCCAGGCTTAACAGCCACCGCATCCCGATCCATCCCGCTGTACTCAAGTCGTTCGGCAACGAGGCCCTTACCCTGGCCCTGACCGGCGGCGAGGATTACGAGCTGATATTCACCGCATCGCAGAAGATAATGGATAAGTGCAAACGCGATGTCCCCTGCGCGGTAACCGTGATCGGCAAGATAGTTAAAGGCAGG contains:
- the thiL gene encoding thiamine-phosphate kinase, which encodes MKISELGEFKLIELISKTVGKTGGGRLLMGIGDDAACWKAKGLQMATTDTLIEGVHFDLRNITWTELGRKAMAVNLSDIAAMGGRPLYALISIGVPADTDAENVVELYRGMLDLAKKFKVRIVGGDTVASPMIAITITLIGETKNKTKPLRRSAAKPGDMIAVTGTVGASAGGLAMIHRGLSLDKKAAAALLEAHIRPTPRPREGLILAKNGVRAAIDVSDGLLGDLEKLCFASGVGARLNSHRIPIHPAVLKSFGNEALTLALTGGEDYELIFTASQKIMDKCKRDVPCAVTVIGKIVKGRGVKVLDEDGNEFSWGYSGWDHFMKGTRL